The genomic window TCAGTAATTAGATTAAAAGGAgcgatatatataaaattataattatatatactaatatataattataattttaaactcgACATGCTattcaattgattattttctttctttaatctCTTATTAAGAAGTAAATCGATATTACATACGTCttccttaaatattaataaatatcatgaCTGATggattattgatgtattttcctcatcatttaaaaaaaatatatcaggaACTTTCCAACAGAGAGAGATCCAACccgcataaaaaaataattatttagatgatAAGATAAATCCTGTATAAATCATTCCTAGCATTTTGTTCATGAACGTGAATCAAGGTAGTCTAAAAAAGTAGATGAACTCATTGAAATGTGTTTATTTGATCGGAGACCCCACTTGTAGATTGAATCCacaaatagttaaaattaataagtgttGGATATATGAGTCAGGATCGaaggaaagagaagaaaaaaaaagggcgGTTGACGCTTGTGACGTCATGAAAATGCaagtttgatattattaatattaataaatattcccccaatttcaaatttacaatGCTATGAATTTGATCGACTCGGAGGGCGGCCATCGTTACGAGATCCTTAGCCTCTTGGGCCAAGGTGGATTTGGAAAGGTATATCGTGCATTGGATGAGAACGGTCAGGACGTGGCCATCAAGGCCCTGGACATCTCCATCCTTCTCCGAACGCCTCATTTGAAGGAACGAGTGAATGAAGAAGTCCGGATTCACTCCAAGTTGAATCATAACTCCATTCTATCCTTTAAAAACGTGTTCCAAGACTCGACTCATGTCTATATTATCCTGGAATATTGTCCACATGGAGATTTGGCCGCGCATTTACGGAAAAATCGTGGGAAAGCCTTTGCGGCCCAGGATTGTCTTCGGTGGTTTAGGCAATACTCAAGCTTCAACCCTTTAAGCTCCATTCTTATTATCCAGTTCCTtttctttcacttttttataagtcaaatacttcaaaaatgaagtttcaTCTATCATATagttagtaattaattaatattcttgaTATGAATGGAGCTTAAactaatttatgatatattccCAATTCGACATATAGACAAATATTATCTGGAATCGAGTATCTTCATCGCAACTTGATTGTCCATCGAGATTTGACACTCGCAAATTGCCTCCTTGATTCAGGTTACAACGTTAAAATCGGAGATTTTGGCCTTGCGACTCAACTAAGGGCAAAGAATGAAGTACATAATACAATGTGCGGTACTCCAATATCCATTGCTCCCGAAATTGTGTCTCGAGTTCCTTCTGATCCTGAGCCTGCGGATGTATGGGGCTTAGGATGTATTCTCTATACGCTTTTAGTAGGAACGTCTCCATTTGAAACAGAAGGGATTCGTAGTACTATGAGGAAAGTTGTATGTGAGGAACCCGAGTTTCCTTCATCTTTATCAGTTGAGGCCAAGGATCTTTTGAGTCGAATGCTTAAAAAGAATCCCTCTCTAAGGATTTCTCTTAAAGACATTGGGAATCATCCTTTTATTCTGGGAGAGAAACTCACCTCTACTATAAAGAACTCAACCGCTTCTTGGGATAGTGGAATTGGAACGACGGGATATTCTGTCAACAATGCTTCGGATGTACGTCGCTCCTTTAATAAACTAATGAATAACCCCACTTCATCGCTTATTCGCCAGAGAAGCTGGTCGGAAATCTCTAGTATTCCAAAAGTGGATCAATCTCGAGAGCCTCCCTCGACACTGAGCATAGCTTCAGCACCTTCATCTAGTTCAAGACCCATTAGTATTGCATCCCCTCTTAAGGCACATCGCTTAAGACCCACTTCTAAGAAACATCAACTCAAAGTTGGAACTGCCTGTATTTTGAATGGGGCAGAAGTTCAATTGGAGTTTCCTCAAAAGAAGGAAGGTCACATCATTGAAACCTTCCTCGTCTCTCCGGATGGTAAAAACATTGctatttcatcaataaaaaggAGGGAAAACTACACCTATGAACTTCTACCCAAAAAATATTGGCAAAAGTACAACTATGCTGCTCGTTACATCAAATTCGTGCGAGAAAAGACTCCAAAAATTACCTATTGGAGCGATAAAGCTAAATTCCAATTAATGGAAAATGGACCTGCTGCTTCTTTTGAGGCACAATTCTATGAACATTTAGACTCTACAAAGATTGTATTTACCTCGCAAACAGGAATTCGACTTTCTACCAAGGATGGGGAAAGTCTGGGTTCCTACAGTTATCCCCTATCTCTAAAGGCCGATGACCCCAACGGAGAGAAGCTTAGGCATTTTGAGGAATTTCATACTCGTTGTAAACGCATTGAAGATCTATTAGAATCCAACGAAGCAACCATTGGCTCATCTTTTCCTTTAACAGTTGGTAAAAAACCACCTAGTCTTGAATTTGTAGATTCCATGAGTAATAATCCTCAACCCCCTATTATGAGAAGCAGTGTTTCGAACTTTTCTGTAAGAAGCCACGGAATACGATCCTTCTTCTCTGATCGTACAACACGAGTGGACTTTGAAGACGACACAAGAATAGAACTAGGCCCCGATGATGAAATTAAGTACTATAAAAATGGACGACTCATACCCTTATCCAAATATGAGTTACCTCATGAAGTCAAAATCAAATTAGCAAGGATTGATTCCCACATAAAGACCCTTCGCTCTAATCCTACACCTTCCTGACACACTTTCATTGAGGAAATAGGAGTGAAATAAATCAagtctttgttatttttctaaaagcaTTAGAAAactcaaataatatgtactttgttAAGACTctttttatacagttttttaGCCTTACTTTATGGATTTAATGATTATTGATCAATGTTGAACTActgcatattattatatttgttagccttcgaacaaaaaaaaagtacaccacaacaaaaaaaatatatatttatattatatgatttatacGTCTTAATATGCTAATTAATTATGTTCTTAATAAGGGGATGACTGAGGAGTAAGgaagtaaaaattattgtatacgtaaatataatttaaaattgttaaacgGATTATTTCTTTCCTCATCATAAGCCATAAGAGAgggatcaaaatatttcatgtgCAATATGATATGagtaatactttata from Lepeophtheirus salmonis chromosome 1, UVic_Lsal_1.4, whole genome shotgun sequence includes these protein-coding regions:
- the LOC121131953 gene encoding serine/threonine-protein kinase PLK4 translates to MNLIDSEGGHRYEILSLLGQGGFGKVYRALDENGQDVAIKALDISILLRTPHLKERVNEEVRIHSKLNHNSILSFKNVFQDSTHVYIILEYCPHGDLAAHLRKNRGKAFAAQDCLRWFRQILSGIEYLHRNLIVHRDLTLANCLLDSGYNVKIGDFGLATQLRAKNEVHNTMCGTPISIAPEIVSRVPSDPEPADVWGLGCILYTLLVGTSPFETEGIRSTMRKVVCEEPEFPSSLSVEAKDLLSRMLKKNPSLRISLKDIGNHPFILGEKLTSTIKNSTASWDSGIGTTGYSVNNASDVRRSFNKLMNNPTSSLIRQRSWSEISSIPKVDQSREPPSTLSIASAPSSSSRPISIASPLKAHRLRPTSKKHQLKVGTACILNGAEVQLEFPQKKEGHIIETFLVSPDGKNIAISSIKRRENYTYELLPKKYWQKYNYAARYIKFVREKTPKITYWSDKAKFQLMENGPAASFEAQFYEHLDSTKIVFTSQTGIRLSTKDGESLGSYSYPLSLKADDPNGEKLRHFEEFHTRCKRIEDLLESNEATIGSSFPLTVGKKPPSLEFVDSMSNNPQPPIMRSSVSNFSVRSHGIRSFFSDRTTRVDFEDDTRIELGPDDEIKYYKNGRLIPLSKYELPHEVKIKLARIDSHIKTLRSNPTPS